From the genome of Haloarcula limicola, one region includes:
- a CDS encoding polysaccharide deacetylase family protein, producing MKRNTNRRMFLTAAASSAAMLAGCGALGDADPQTDDTPTGDGTATPTSTPENGTGTPEETGTPTQEFNYTDRGTVLDDFEDLEYWGTIQGDVSAETEDVFRGSQSVRIQNPSGGGAGMYKAYPDGLDLTKNNLSIAVKMEKPSPGKLAMEVIAPARSDHLVCRRYIPDAMDGWMRVDLGYTGLRGDPMMESVQELRIVVLSDGEPINFVVDDLRKHPKPTDKGRVVLSFSDSHASQYDVAFQELKKRDMSAMVAAVPDQINSDGALTTGQLREMQDADWDVISSPHVGTPLPEMSEDEQRRLIKQTKEYLRLKGFREGMQFVALPYGSFDRTTLDLVDEFHEYGFAYGACPNIVPPVGKEAVSTVSGADLNGAARMINLAAKYNQLTVVNFADIGKDQDVDEEHFNHLLDIIEDWQRQGKLEVATPSDLLKLQQS from the coding sequence ATGAAGCGAAACACCAATCGCCGGATGTTCCTCACTGCGGCCGCATCGAGTGCTGCCATGCTCGCAGGTTGTGGCGCACTTGGTGATGCCGACCCACAGACCGACGACACGCCCACGGGCGACGGGACGGCGACGCCCACTTCGACGCCGGAGAACGGAACGGGGACGCCCGAGGAGACGGGCACCCCCACTCAAGAGTTCAATTACACGGACCGCGGGACGGTCCTCGACGACTTCGAGGACCTCGAATACTGGGGGACGATTCAGGGCGACGTCTCCGCGGAGACCGAAGACGTCTTCCGGGGCAGTCAGTCCGTCCGCATCCAGAACCCCTCCGGCGGCGGCGCGGGGATGTACAAGGCCTATCCCGACGGCCTCGACCTCACGAAGAACAACCTCTCGATCGCCGTCAAGATGGAGAAACCCAGCCCGGGCAAGCTCGCGATGGAGGTCATCGCCCCCGCCCGGAGCGACCACCTCGTCTGTCGACGCTACATCCCCGACGCGATGGACGGCTGGATGCGCGTCGACCTCGGCTACACCGGCCTCCGCGGCGATCCGATGATGGAGAGCGTTCAGGAGCTCCGCATCGTCGTCCTCTCTGACGGCGAACCCATCAACTTCGTCGTCGACGACCTCCGAAAGCATCCCAAACCGACCGACAAGGGCCGCGTCGTCCTCTCCTTCAGCGACAGTCATGCCTCTCAGTACGACGTGGCGTTCCAAGAACTCAAGAAGCGGGACATGTCCGCGATGGTCGCCGCCGTCCCCGACCAGATCAACAGCGACGGCGCGCTCACAACCGGGCAGCTCCGGGAGATGCAAGATGCTGACTGGGACGTCATCTCCTCGCCACACGTCGGGACGCCCCTGCCGGAGATGTCCGAGGACGAGCAGCGCCGACTCATCAAGCAGACGAAGGAGTACCTCCGCCTGAAAGGGTTCCGCGAGGGGATGCAGTTCGTGGCCCTCCCGTACGGGAGCTTCGACAGGACGACGCTGGACCTCGTCGACGAGTTCCACGAGTACGGCTTCGCCTACGGCGCGTGTCCGAACATCGTCCCGCCGGTCGGGAAGGAGGCCGTCTCGACGGTCAGCGGCGCGGACCTGAACGGCGCGGCCCGGATGATCAACCTCGCGGCGAAGTACAACCAGCTCACTGTCGTCAACTTCGCCGACATCGGCAAAGATCAGGACGTCGACGAGGAGCACTTCAACCACCTGCTTGACATCATCGAGGACTGGCAGCGGCAGGGCAAGCTCGAAGTCGCGACTCCCTCCGACCTCCTCAAGCTACAGCAGTCCTGA
- a CDS encoding DUF7504 family protein codes for MASFSDQALSSVQPGDSILCLSPVFDAAGSEACAQLHAIEPPEQVATLLITYTQSPRRQLALYETHLDRLPSAIEILHVGADRRPNTAPFNNTAAHESPTDVAIRRVLSSSDLTSLGTLITNQLDDWQTTLQDRQIVVCFQSVTVFLQYNSLRETERFLTEVIKRCADTDAVAHFHMDPKAHDEQTIDALRRLFDVVLECGET; via the coding sequence ATGGCCTCATTCAGCGACCAAGCGCTATCGTCCGTCCAGCCCGGGGATAGTATCCTCTGTCTCTCTCCCGTCTTCGATGCGGCCGGCTCCGAAGCCTGTGCGCAGTTACACGCTATCGAACCACCCGAGCAAGTGGCTACGCTCCTGATCACGTATACACAGTCACCGCGTAGGCAATTGGCGCTCTACGAGACGCACCTCGATCGCCTCCCGTCAGCGATCGAGATTCTCCACGTCGGTGCCGATAGACGGCCGAACACTGCCCCGTTCAACAATACGGCCGCCCATGAGAGTCCCACCGACGTCGCAATCAGACGGGTTCTCTCCTCGAGTGACCTCACCAGCCTCGGGACGCTCATCACGAACCAACTCGACGACTGGCAGACGACGCTCCAGGACCGGCAGATCGTCGTGTGTTTCCAGTCGGTGACGGTCTTTCTCCAGTACAATAGCCTGCGGGAAACCGAGCGGTTCCTGACGGAAGTGATCAAGCGGTGTGCCGATACCGATGCCGTAGCGCACTTTCACATGGACCCGAAGGCCCACGACGAACAGACGATCGACGCGCTTCGCCGGCTCTTCGACGTGGTCCTGGAGTGCGGTGAGACGTAG
- a CDS encoding ArsR/SmtB family transcription factor yields the protein MVEDDEAVLSLLDDEYARAILAELTTGPMSVDELCTACEMSDSTAYRRLDRLEAAELVTTKRELDPDGHHYKCYAATVEDVTVSFTDGTCEVSVARLSTDPADRFTDLFEGLS from the coding sequence ATGGTCGAGGATGACGAGGCCGTGTTGTCGCTACTCGACGACGAGTACGCCCGGGCTATCCTCGCCGAACTCACGACCGGACCAATGTCAGTCGACGAACTCTGTACGGCCTGCGAGATGTCCGACTCGACTGCCTACCGCCGTCTGGACCGACTGGAAGCCGCAGAGCTGGTGACGACGAAACGGGAGCTCGATCCCGACGGGCATCACTACAAATGCTACGCCGCCACCGTCGAGGACGTCACTGTTTCCTTCACCGACGGGACGTGCGAAGTATCCGTCGCCCGTTTGTCGACGGATCCCGCGGATCGGTTCACCGACCTATTCGAGGGGTTGTCCTGA
- a CDS encoding MBL fold metallo-hydrolase — protein sequence MRLSFHHANPDDGNESFLVRFGTESGANPCVLVDAGHGVDLDALLRPEDRLVAICLTHAHLDHYSSLSDAHRDDVPILASPATAAVLDDVFDVAAVEAYAEISSAVTDAITPVDDWTSLTDELAVHPVPAGHVPGAVGFLLRASDADRTQQLLVTGDFTVRSAGGFPGFAADGFFDVDVLFLTGATDDGFEGSLTDALGKALDRAHGGSRTLVAASGIVGPQIAYLLSGIVDEYDLRVPIRLVGQAAKLYDALDYDCAGVEAIPHFDHTDECLDAGTIAIAGPEIPTERSSGRLFGVLREDPNACVVQLVGSGHDPLSQAQCTIHSYEFANHPTGETLRTVHDAVDPTQTVVTHRHGGAKNAFNDLSSVVWGAGDTDEYTLFDGERWRLPPWMPGTTVRRSRGRSVQQLAGDELLDSFALPSLERRDTVELEAEGIDRERLETLLHLRVDATNRNVPTTTDESTTDDTPRETTVTSMNSDETDPSDSTETARATDGNGLVKTTGVDLKAELDPRIQAAMENGELTEAEVETALASRERAIAKQIGEDVDAEAASESESADTATAAETSDADIDESSDAGAAPRRTADGDATSEGATDGSTDVSDDAGDGSRDAGDDEANGGPTDSETTETAPTSASGTDREPDDAFALDLDPLAIALAARAAEGESVERWIETAVENYVLALLAGEAAGDPDARLTVDIETSPVLDSVLTATVDDDDRFDSVRGLVTTALADQLSDTTGIETAESIRLPEPTERYLDAIVANDEYGFETVADVAETAILSALQAD from the coding sequence GTGCGCCTCTCCTTTCACCACGCCAATCCCGACGACGGGAACGAGTCGTTCCTCGTTCGGTTCGGGACGGAATCCGGTGCGAACCCGTGTGTTCTCGTCGACGCGGGCCACGGCGTGGACCTCGACGCGCTACTGAGGCCCGAGGACCGGCTCGTCGCTATCTGTCTGACTCACGCACACCTCGATCACTATTCGAGTCTCAGTGACGCCCATCGGGACGACGTCCCGATCCTCGCCTCGCCGGCGACGGCGGCGGTTTTGGACGACGTCTTCGACGTCGCGGCGGTCGAAGCGTACGCGGAGATCTCGTCGGCGGTTACCGACGCGATCACTCCCGTGGACGACTGGACCTCGCTCACCGACGAACTCGCGGTGCATCCCGTTCCGGCGGGACACGTCCCCGGCGCTGTGGGGTTTCTACTCCGAGCTAGCGACGCTGACCGGACCCAGCAGCTACTGGTCACCGGCGACTTCACGGTGCGATCGGCCGGCGGGTTTCCCGGTTTCGCCGCCGACGGCTTCTTCGACGTCGACGTGCTCTTTCTGACGGGTGCTACCGACGACGGCTTCGAGGGCTCGCTGACCGACGCCCTCGGCAAGGCCCTCGACCGAGCACACGGCGGGTCCAGAACGCTCGTCGCGGCGAGCGGGATCGTCGGCCCGCAGATCGCGTATCTCCTGTCCGGCATCGTCGACGAGTACGACCTGCGGGTGCCGATCCGACTGGTCGGGCAGGCCGCGAAACTGTACGACGCCTTGGACTACGACTGTGCCGGCGTCGAGGCGATTCCCCACTTCGACCACACGGACGAGTGTCTCGACGCCGGAACGATCGCGATCGCCGGACCCGAGATCCCCACGGAGCGAAGCAGCGGTCGGTTGTTCGGCGTTCTGCGCGAAGACCCGAACGCCTGCGTGGTCCAACTCGTCGGGTCGGGTCACGACCCCCTCTCGCAGGCGCAGTGTACGATCCACAGCTACGAGTTCGCGAACCATCCGACGGGGGAGACGCTCAGAACCGTCCACGACGCGGTCGATCCCACACAGACGGTCGTGACACACCGTCACGGCGGTGCGAAGAACGCGTTCAACGACCTCTCGAGTGTCGTGTGGGGGGCTGGAGATACGGACGAGTACACGCTGTTCGACGGCGAGCGCTGGCGATTGCCGCCGTGGATGCCCGGAACGACCGTGAGGCGATCCCGCGGACGGAGCGTCCAGCAGCTCGCGGGAGACGAACTCCTCGATTCGTTTGCGCTCCCCTCGCTCGAGAGACGCGATACCGTCGAACTCGAAGCCGAGGGGATCGACCGCGAGCGCTTAGAGACCCTGCTACATCTGCGCGTCGACGCGACGAATCGAAACGTGCCGACGACGACCGACGAATCGACAACCGATGACACACCACGAGAGACCACAGTCACATCGATGAATAGCGACGAGACCGACCCGTCTGACTCGACGGAGACTGCACGTGCCACGGACGGCAATGGGCTCGTGAAAACGACCGGCGTCGACCTGAAAGCGGAACTGGACCCCCGAATCCAGGCCGCGATGGAGAACGGGGAGCTGACCGAAGCCGAGGTCGAGACGGCACTCGCGTCCCGAGAGCGGGCGATCGCGAAACAGATCGGCGAGGACGTCGACGCAGAAGCGGCGTCCGAGAGTGAGAGCGCTGATACGGCGACGGCAGCCGAGACGAGCGACGCGGATATCGACGAATCGAGCGACGCCGGGGCAGCTCCGAGACGAACAGCCGACGGAGACGCGACCAGCGAGGGCGCGACCGACGGCTCGACCGACGTGTCCGACGACGCTGGCGACGGGAGTCGCGACGCCGGAGACGACGAGGCAAACGGGGGGCCGACCGACAGCGAGACCACAGAAACCGCCCCCACCTCCGCGAGCGGTACCGACCGAGAACCGGACGACGCTTTCGCTCTGGATCTGGACCCGCTGGCCATCGCGTTGGCCGCCCGTGCGGCCGAAGGCGAGTCCGTCGAGCGCTGGATCGAGACGGCCGTGGAAAACTACGTCCTCGCGCTGCTGGCCGGGGAGGCAGCCGGTGACCCGGACGCCCGGCTGACCGTCGATATCGAGACCAGCCCCGTCCTCGACAGCGTCCTCACCGCGACCGTCGACGACGACGACCGCTTCGATTCGGTCCGCGGTCTGGTGACCACCGCACTCGCCGACCAGTTATCGGACACCACTGGGATAGAGACCGCGGAGTCTATCCGCCTTCCCGAACCCACCGAGCGCTATCTCGATGCGATCGTCGCCAACGACGAGTACGGCTTCGAGACGGTGGCCGATGTCGCCGAGACCGCCATCCTCAGTGCGCTGCAAGCGGACTGA
- a CDS encoding DUF5783 family protein produces the protein MTEFDPEKFEDKYVHYFEELETAYSNAYQNLHGRYDSEVLRGIDRQVLSESEPVYEGDGEFRVVLPDDASERAESLPGDRETFDTVLTAFTDNIEAELRRLFGFDS, from the coding sequence ATGACCGAGTTCGACCCCGAGAAGTTCGAGGACAAGTACGTCCACTACTTCGAGGAGCTGGAGACCGCGTACTCGAACGCCTATCAGAACCTCCACGGCCGGTACGACTCCGAAGTGCTTCGCGGGATCGACCGGCAGGTCCTCAGCGAGAGCGAACCCGTCTACGAGGGGGACGGCGAGTTCCGGGTCGTACTGCCCGACGATGCGTCGGAGCGGGCCGAATCGCTGCCCGGCGACCGGGAGACGTTCGATACCGTGCTCACCGCTTTTACCGACAACATCGAGGCCGAGCTTCGCCGACTCTTCGGGTTCGATTCGTAG
- a CDS encoding DUF5995 family protein — protein MSVSCTARRPFGGLTEHTAIARLRRLLGAIRYDYARCESPGTPDDELVSAVASPYRSVEDAFEGLRDLEALLVARGDRRSVFLTVYSRMTRRIRAGIDRGDFENPTWMRAYTVAFANYYRRAFLAFETGDLDAVPGPWRIAFGTAYRGDALVIQDAFLGINAHINYDLALTLRDVGIDPNRPTKYADHCAVDGILARLVDAQQSALAAMYAPGIEDIDTGFGRLDERLSLFGLTAGRAHAWRVAVVLSTTEWSPLWPVAHWILRTTATGWAAFLRGPGTDSELVARLGRFEREGMDVTGSIETLRTRLDSVD, from the coding sequence ATGAGCGTTTCCTGTACCGCTCGGCGGCCGTTCGGCGGACTCACGGAGCACACAGCCATCGCGCGGCTTCGGAGGCTGCTGGGCGCGATTCGCTACGACTACGCCCGGTGCGAATCACCCGGCACGCCTGACGACGAACTCGTCTCGGCTGTCGCGTCTCCGTACAGGTCGGTCGAGGACGCGTTCGAAGGCCTTCGCGACCTCGAAGCGCTCCTCGTCGCCCGCGGCGACCGGCGGTCGGTCTTTCTCACCGTCTACAGCCGCATGACCCGACGGATCCGAGCGGGGATCGACCGAGGCGACTTCGAGAACCCGACGTGGATGCGCGCCTATACGGTCGCGTTCGCGAACTACTATCGACGCGCCTTCCTGGCGTTCGAAACCGGCGATCTCGACGCCGTCCCCGGTCCCTGGCGTATCGCCTTCGGAACGGCGTACCGCGGTGACGCCCTCGTGATACAGGACGCCTTTCTCGGCATCAACGCGCACATCAACTACGACCTCGCGCTGACGCTCCGAGACGTCGGGATCGACCCGAACCGACCGACGAAGTACGCCGACCACTGCGCGGTCGACGGGATTCTCGCCCGTCTCGTCGACGCCCAGCAGTCGGCCCTGGCAGCGATGTACGCGCCGGGAATCGAAGACATCGACACCGGGTTCGGACGACTGGACGAGCGGCTCTCGCTGTTCGGTCTCACGGCGGGGCGTGCACACGCGTGGCGAGTCGCCGTCGTGCTGTCGACCACCGAGTGGTCGCCGCTGTGGCCGGTCGCACACTGGATACTGCGGACGACCGCTACCGGTTGGGCGGCGTTTCTTCGCGGCCCGGGAACCGACTCCGAACTCGTAGCGCGACTCGGACGATTCGAACGAGAGGGGATGGACGTCACCGGCTCGATCGAGACGCTACGGACGCGTCTCGATAGCGTCGATTGA
- a CDS encoding inorganic phosphate transporter, with translation MSSLLLIAGVLVAMFVAYNIGGSTTGPAFGPAVGADAISKPVAAALMGVFFFIGAWTLGRNVVTKLGSELVVDTGIFTLESSIAVLFFIGVALLVGNVFGVPASTSMTAVGAIAGLGLAGGVLDFAVMGQIVIWWVVSPIIGFWVSLIIGRYFYARLNELVAMERSTGPLLDIDRSGLVPILRAHRTTNRRELVGTITVVAIGCLMAFASGTSNIANAVAPLVGSGELEMNPAILFGGIAVTIGAFTIARRTLETMGSDITELPLTAAIVVASVSSTLVVFLSALGIPASFVIIATMSIVGLGWGRATRPMTAPEVVAGDGGPPVTVNALAADEEGEELPPIGTEDAEDIPSPGALFNPVTTARVVLMQNVVPAIATAGAYLTFRFVPVFGF, from the coding sequence ATGAGCAGCCTCCTCCTCATCGCTGGCGTCCTCGTCGCGATGTTCGTCGCCTACAACATCGGTGGGTCGACCACCGGACCGGCATTCGGGCCGGCCGTCGGTGCCGACGCTATCTCGAAACCCGTCGCCGCGGCGCTGATGGGCGTGTTCTTCTTCATCGGTGCCTGGACGCTCGGCCGGAACGTCGTGACGAAACTCGGCAGTGAGCTGGTCGTCGACACCGGGATCTTCACGCTCGAATCGTCCATCGCGGTGCTGTTTTTCATCGGGGTTGCACTGTTGGTCGGGAACGTCTTCGGCGTGCCGGCCTCGACCTCGATGACTGCCGTGGGGGCCATCGCCGGCCTCGGACTGGCCGGTGGCGTACTGGATTTCGCCGTGATGGGGCAGATCGTCATCTGGTGGGTCGTCTCGCCCATCATCGGCTTCTGGGTCTCGCTGATTATCGGCCGATACTTCTACGCGCGACTGAACGAGCTGGTCGCGATGGAGCGCAGTACGGGGCCGCTGCTCGACATCGACCGGTCCGGCCTCGTTCCCATCCTGCGGGCCCACCGGACGACAAACCGCCGGGAGCTGGTCGGGACGATTACCGTCGTCGCGATTGGCTGTCTGATGGCCTTCGCCTCGGGCACCTCGAACATCGCGAACGCCGTCGCACCGCTGGTCGGCAGCGGCGAACTGGAAATGAACCCGGCCATCCTCTTTGGTGGGATCGCCGTTACCATCGGCGCGTTCACCATCGCTCGACGGACGCTGGAAACGATGGGCAGCGACATCACTGAGCTTCCCTTGACTGCGGCCATTGTCGTCGCGTCGGTCTCCTCGACGCTGGTCGTCTTCCTCTCGGCGCTCGGTATCCCCGCGAGCTTCGTCATCATCGCGACGATGTCCATTGTCGGGCTGGGCTGGGGCCGGGCGACCCGACCGATGACCGCCCCTGAGGTCGTCGCCGGTGACGGGGGGCCACCGGTCACGGTCAACGCGCTGGCGGCTGACGAGGAAGGCGAGGAGCTGCCCCCCATCGGGACGGAGGACGCCGAAGACATTCCCAGTCCGGGGGCGCTGTTCAACCCTGTGACGACCGCCCGGGTCGTCCTGATGCAGAATGTCGTCCCGGCCATCGCGACGGCCGGTGCCTATCTCACGTTTCGATTCGTCCCGGTATTCGGGTTCTGA
- a CDS encoding CPBP family intramembrane glutamic endopeptidase — MVTFGALAASQPVVRARFAHPVRETVEVLTLLVVLVGAVLLSSRLLDRRPLGEFGLSLDRAWWHSFAAGGLIATGINAGALAVAVGAGWATIAGFTQGSGDLSFAPAVTLVFCYVATAAAWEEVTIRGAMLKNVAEGAEGYLPRWAAVGLAVCLSTAVFAFLHGGKISAPSQYGYYLVAGLVLSGAYVVTGDLALSIGFHVFYNFTQSVVFGLGHSQQTPELLVVELAGPERWTGEEGLVFALFAVLGGVFVLLYVRRRDGSLRIDDRVTRWTPLQE, encoded by the coding sequence GTGGTGACGTTCGGTGCGCTTGCGGCCAGCCAACCGGTCGTCCGAGCGCGCTTCGCGCATCCGGTTCGAGAGACCGTCGAGGTGCTGACACTGCTCGTCGTCTTGGTCGGGGCAGTACTGCTCAGTTCTCGGCTCCTGGACCGGCGACCGCTCGGCGAGTTCGGGCTCTCGTTAGATCGCGCGTGGTGGCACTCCTTCGCTGCCGGCGGACTGATAGCGACCGGTATTAACGCCGGTGCCCTCGCAGTCGCCGTCGGGGCCGGGTGGGCGACGATCGCCGGGTTCACTCAGGGGTCGGGTGACCTCTCTTTCGCGCCCGCGGTAACGCTCGTGTTCTGTTACGTTGCGACCGCCGCAGCGTGGGAAGAGGTGACGATACGCGGCGCGATGCTCAAGAACGTGGCCGAGGGAGCCGAGGGATATCTCCCCCGGTGGGCCGCCGTCGGTCTGGCGGTGTGTCTCAGCACCGCGGTTTTCGCGTTCCTCCACGGCGGGAAGATATCTGCTCCCAGCCAGTACGGGTACTACCTCGTCGCCGGTCTCGTTCTCAGCGGTGCCTACGTCGTGACGGGGGACCTCGCGCTATCTATCGGGTTCCACGTCTTCTACAATTTCACACAGAGCGTCGTGTTCGGCCTGGGACACTCACAACAAACGCCCGAGCTGCTGGTCGTCGAACTGGCCGGTCCCGAACGCTGGACGGGCGAGGAGGGGCTCGTCTTCGCCCTCTTCGCCGTCCTCGGTGGCGTCTTCGTGTTGCTGTACGTTCGTCGCCGAGACGGTTCACTTCGAATCGACGACCGCGTGACGCGATGGACGCCACTCCAGGAGTGA
- a CDS encoding zinc-binding dehydrogenase, translating into MHAVTIEEFGDPDVFRDSDVSRPEPGPEEVLVRVEASSVNPVEYKIRRGDLPPFAPDFPAILGCDVAGVVETVGDDVSAFDAGDEVYGMIGGVTGAQGAYAEYVSAHADLLAPAPDSLSLAEAATLPVVALTAWEMLVDKADAGEDDSTLVYGGAGGVGHVGVQLADWLGAEVYATGSTAGKRDLAADLGATATIDYTATDVEEYVDEYTDGEGFDVVFDPVGDDHLQTAFEAVAPYQRVVTTESSSTQNLGAMHQNALSLGVVLAILPVLQQQRRERVGERLRHVNDVIAEGGLEPVLNDERFPLTASGVADAHQYAESGEHRGKISLVREE; encoded by the coding sequence ATGCACGCGGTCACCATCGAAGAGTTCGGCGACCCCGACGTATTTCGAGACAGCGACGTCTCGCGTCCCGAGCCCGGCCCCGAGGAAGTGCTGGTCCGGGTCGAGGCGTCGAGCGTCAACCCCGTCGAGTACAAGATTCGTCGGGGCGACTTGCCGCCGTTCGCGCCCGACTTCCCCGCGATCCTCGGCTGTGACGTCGCGGGCGTCGTCGAGACCGTCGGCGACGACGTGAGCGCCTTCGACGCCGGCGACGAGGTGTACGGGATGATCGGAGGCGTCACCGGCGCACAGGGAGCCTACGCGGAGTACGTGTCCGCACATGCCGACTTACTCGCGCCTGCGCCCGATTCGCTCTCGCTCGCCGAGGCCGCCACGCTGCCGGTCGTCGCGCTCACGGCGTGGGAGATGCTCGTCGATAAGGCCGACGCGGGCGAGGACGACTCGACGCTGGTCTACGGCGGGGCCGGCGGCGTCGGCCACGTGGGCGTTCAGCTCGCGGATTGGCTCGGCGCGGAGGTGTACGCGACGGGGTCGACAGCGGGCAAGCGCGACCTCGCAGCCGACTTGGGCGCGACAGCGACCATCGACTACACCGCCACCGACGTCGAGGAGTACGTCGACGAGTACACCGACGGAGAGGGATTCGACGTGGTGTTCGACCCCGTGGGCGACGACCACCTCCAGACTGCCTTCGAGGCGGTCGCGCCCTACCAGCGCGTCGTCACCACCGAGTCGAGTTCCACCCAGAACCTCGGCGCGATGCACCAGAACGCGCTGTCGCTCGGCGTGGTCCTCGCGATCCTCCCCGTCCTCCAGCAACAGCGCCGCGAGCGCGTCGGTGAGCGCCTCCGACACGTCAACGACGTGATCGCCGAGGGCGGTCTCGAACCCGTCCTCAACGACGAGCGGTTCCCGCTCACGGCATCGGGCGTCGCCGACGCCCATCAGTACGCGGAGTCCGGCGAGCACCGCGGCAAGATCTCGCTGGTCCGCGAGGAGTGA
- a CDS encoding succinylglutamate desuccinylase/aspartoacylase family protein, translating to MRRRTFLANSAALGGSTLLGTAGATATTATTQASGGTRTTETLLAGTKYATDVITIDAPNDGPTAVVVGGMHGDEPSGYRAASDVASWEFDAGKLVVLPEANRPAIEQETRHNDDGDLNRKFPTGQAAETKLARAIWRLVENADPDVVLDLHSSKGVYRTHESAVGQAVFPTVVDPAPTYAQVAIETANDTVVPWYMPYHRYERGNFLDGSSPLLVHKVAGDLDRPGYIVESTKFVLDPPTAARWTSLVAETLLAKHGIPRRDGRVEITAGGGNR from the coding sequence ATGAGACGACGGACGTTCCTCGCGAACTCGGCGGCCCTCGGCGGGTCGACGCTTCTCGGGACCGCCGGGGCGACGGCCACGACGGCGACGACACAGGCGAGTGGGGGGACGCGCACGACGGAGACGCTCCTCGCGGGGACGAAGTACGCAACAGACGTGATCACTATCGATGCACCGAACGATGGCCCCACGGCCGTCGTCGTCGGCGGGATGCACGGCGACGAGCCGAGCGGGTATCGGGCGGCGAGCGACGTCGCCTCGTGGGAGTTCGACGCCGGGAAACTGGTCGTTCTCCCGGAGGCGAACCGACCGGCCATCGAGCAGGAGACGCGACACAACGACGACGGTGACCTGAATCGGAAGTTCCCCACGGGTCAAGCGGCCGAAACGAAACTCGCGCGGGCTATCTGGCGACTGGTCGAGAATGCCGACCCCGACGTCGTCCTCGATCTACACTCCTCGAAGGGCGTGTATCGAACCCACGAGTCGGCCGTCGGGCAGGCGGTCTTCCCGACGGTCGTCGACCCGGCACCGACGTACGCGCAGGTGGCCATCGAGACCGCGAACGACACCGTCGTCCCGTGGTACATGCCGTACCACCGCTACGAGCGGGGGAACTTCCTCGACGGGTCATCGCCGCTTCTCGTCCACAAGGTCGCGGGCGACCTCGACCGTCCGGGGTACATCGTCGAGTCGACGAAGTTCGTCCTCGACCCGCCGACTGCGGCGCGGTGGACGTCGCTCGTCGCCGAGACGCTGTTGGCGAAACACGGTATCCCGCGGCGTGACGGGCGGGTCGAGATCACGGCGGGTGGCGGGAACAGATGA